Proteins encoded together in one Nitrosopumilus sp. window:
- a CDS encoding tRNA (cytidine(56)-2'-O)-methyltransferase, whose translation MVIEVVRIGQRLVRDDRVTTHVALVSRAFGAKKIFMTEVNPEIKDTLEKIKNTWGGDFIVEFIDKWKSIIKKKKEKNFTIIHLSMYGENINDVQEQLRQEENLLVVVGAEKVPREIYELADYNVGVGSQPHSEISALAILLDRIQKGEQFEKEFPGAKRKIIPTKKGKNVQVKETRD comes from the coding sequence TTGGTAATTGAAGTAGTAAGAATTGGACAACGCCTAGTTAGAGATGATAGAGTAACAACACACGTTGCATTGGTTTCAAGAGCATTTGGTGCAAAAAAAATTTTCATGACTGAAGTTAATCCAGAAATCAAAGATACACTTGAAAAAATAAAAAATACATGGGGAGGGGATTTTATTGTTGAATTTATTGATAAATGGAAATCAATTATTAAAAAAAAGAAAGAAAAAAATTTTACAATAATTCATCTTTCGATGTATGGAGAAAATATCAATGATGTTCAAGAACAACTTCGACAAGAAGAAAATTTGTTAGTAGTTGTAGGTGCAGAAAAAGTTCCTAGAGAAATTTATGAATTAGCAGATTATAATGTTGGAGTTGGAAGTCAACCACACTCAGAAATTAGTGCTTTAGCCATATTACTAGACCGAATTCAGAAAGGAGAACAATTTGAAAAGGAATTTCCAGGAGCAAAAAGGAAGATAATCCCTACAAAAAAAGGAAAAAACGTACAAGTAAAAGAAACAAGGGATTAA
- a CDS encoding amidohydrolase family protein, protein MLIKNISLLSGSELDYVPNSHVRIKNNKFQKIQSKIALDAKEESIDCEGLMLIPGFINAHTHIGDSVGKDISLNNSADQKIHPIFGAKSKILKNTSNDILANFMKNTCHSMIRKGITTFVDFRESGLEGVNLLKKVVSDIPIRSIILGRIEFYQGSSEIKKNQSFPKEKIEELSSLIKNCDGVGISGANENSTSVLKFYSKTSKIRAIHASETKESVAKSKKISGKSETTRALFLKPHFLIHMTNATKNDLKTASKKTRGIVICPRANSSLAEGIPDIEIMQKIGCTLALGTDNVMINSPDMFREMDFLWKATMGINKKRIAPKEILKMATVNGGKILQKNIGQIKTGQIADCIFLDKHALDLEPMHDPYASIVHRASESAIKAVMIGGKIIHGKI, encoded by the coding sequence ATGTTAATAAAAAATATTAGTTTACTATCAGGATCTGAATTAGATTATGTTCCAAATAGTCATGTAAGGATTAAAAACAATAAATTCCAAAAAATTCAATCTAAAATTGCTTTAGATGCTAAGGAAGAATCTATTGATTGTGAAGGATTGATGTTAATTCCAGGATTTATCAATGCACATACCCACATTGGTGATTCTGTTGGTAAAGATATTTCCTTGAATAATTCAGCTGATCAAAAGATTCATCCAATATTTGGAGCAAAATCAAAAATTCTAAAAAATACGTCTAATGATATTTTAGCAAATTTTATGAAAAATACTTGTCATTCTATGATTAGAAAAGGAATTACAACATTTGTCGATTTTAGAGAAAGTGGTTTGGAAGGAGTAAATCTGCTTAAAAAAGTGGTTTCTGACATTCCTATAAGATCAATTATTTTGGGTAGAATAGAATTCTATCAAGGTTCATCAGAGATTAAAAAAAATCAATCTTTTCCCAAGGAAAAAATTGAGGAATTATCTTCACTTATAAAAAATTGTGATGGAGTTGGAATCAGTGGAGCAAATGAGAATAGTACATCTGTACTGAAATTTTATTCCAAAACATCAAAAATTAGAGCAATTCATGCATCAGAAACAAAAGAGAGTGTTGCAAAATCAAAAAAGATCTCAGGAAAATCTGAAACTACAAGGGCATTATTTCTAAAACCACATTTCTTGATACATATGACAAACGCAACAAAAAATGATCTAAAAACTGCTTCAAAAAAAACTAGAGGAATAGTAATTTGCCCACGAGCAAATTCTTCATTAGCTGAGGGTATTCCAGACATAGAAATAATGCAAAAGATAGGTTGCACTCTTGCTTTAGGAACAGATAATGTGATGATTAATTCTCCTGATATGTTTCGAGAAATGGATTTTTTATGGAAAGCAACTATGGGAATTAACAAAAAAAGAATTGCTCCTAAAGAAATTCTTAAAATGGCAACAGTCAATGGCGGAAAAATTTTACAAAAAAATATTGGTCAAATTAAAACTGGACAAATTGCTGATTGTATATTTTTAGATAAACATGCTTTAGATTTAGAACCAATGCATGATCCATATGCATCAATAGTTCATAGGGCATCTGAATCTGCAATTAAAGCAGTTATGATTGGAGGAAAAATAATTCATGGAAAAATCTAG
- a CDS encoding 2,5-diamino-6-(ribosylamino)-4(3H)-pyrimidinone 5'-phosphate reductase: MEKSRPHVILSAATSIDGKIASRTGDSKLSSTLDIIRLHKLRSTVDAILVGKNTVLVDNPSLTVRQVKGKNPIRIILDSKGEIPKNSKILQTSKKIPTIIAVSKKISKSNFEKLNEFPIEIIIAGNNFVNLNQLLKKLLKKKIKTILVEGGGIINWEFIKKDLFDELIITISPFLIGGINAISLVQGSGFEKISNSPNLRLKSIKRLKNHLVLHYVKV, translated from the coding sequence ATGGAAAAATCTAGACCTCATGTTATTTTAAGCGCAGCAACTTCTATTGATGGAAAAATTGCATCTAGAACTGGTGATTCCAAATTATCATCAACATTAGATATTATCCGACTTCATAAACTTCGTTCAACTGTAGATGCAATTCTAGTTGGAAAGAATACTGTTTTAGTTGATAATCCATCATTAACTGTAAGACAAGTTAAAGGTAAGAATCCAATTAGAATTATTTTAGATTCTAAAGGAGAGATACCAAAAAACTCAAAAATATTACAAACTAGCAAAAAAATACCTACAATAATTGCAGTATCCAAAAAAATAAGTAAATCTAATTTTGAAAAATTAAACGAGTTTCCAATTGAAATTATTATTGCTGGAAATAATTTTGTAAATCTAAACCAATTATTAAAAAAACTTTTGAAGAAAAAAATCAAAACAATTCTTGTTGAAGGTGGTGGAATTATTAATTGGGAATTCATTAAAAAAGATCTTTTCGATGAGTTGATTATCACCATCTCACCTTTTCTAATTGGAGGAATTAATGCAATTTCTTTGGTTCAGGGAAGTGGATTTGAAAAAATTTCAAATTCCCCTAATCTACGTCTTAAATCAATCAAGAGGCTTAAAAATCACCTTGTTTTGCATTATGTTAAGGTGTAA
- a CDS encoding hemerythrin domain-containing protein, whose protein sequence is MSTASLRRDHELIEKVIKAMESTIQLLHDGKQIPESILLPVIDFSKNFTDVCHHTKEEKSLFPALEQAGMPTNMGPIAMMLMDHQRSREIGTQMEESAKLYLSSGNSSKLISDMQQYVEHITEHLWKENNRLFMMAEARLQYVAEKVDKELTQIEESKLQDLGKTRKHYEELAENLTKDVTEKGN, encoded by the coding sequence ATGTCTACAGCATCATTACGTCGTGATCATGAACTTATAGAAAAAGTAATCAAAGCAATGGAATCTACAATTCAACTCCTCCATGATGGAAAACAAATCCCTGAATCAATTTTACTTCCTGTAATTGATTTTTCAAAAAACTTTACAGATGTTTGTCATCATACTAAAGAAGAAAAATCACTATTTCCGGCATTAGAACAAGCAGGTATGCCAACTAACATGGGTCCAATTGCAATGATGCTAATGGATCATCAACGTTCTAGAGAAATTGGAACTCAAATGGAAGAATCTGCAAAACTATACCTCTCTTCAGGTAATTCTAGTAAATTAATTTCTGATATGCAACAATATGTTGAACATATTACTGAGCATCTATGGAAAGAAAATAATCGATTATTCATGATGGCAGAAGCTAGATTACAATATGTTGCAGAAAAAGTGGATAAAGAATTAACTCAAATTGAAGAATCAAAACTACAAGATTTAGGAAAAACTCGTAAACACTATGAAGAATTGGCAGAAAATCTCACAAAAGATGTGACTGAAAAAGGAAATTAG
- a CDS encoding phosphate uptake regulator PhoU, with protein MEEREETRKIQFTGKSSYIVSLPKQWILDLGLKQGDQIRMIRKGSATLELYPPKFESRIQKKEDAVIEIDVEEEASSIVRKLISLYFLGFKTINVKPKNGRLSPNQRNTVKEAVKRMLMGSEIISDSSAGITVQVLVNLLELSVDGAFKRMIHLAKSMSSDAILAVKENNLDLAQEVINTDDEVDRFGFYIIRQLKIAIQNEHMLKEMGFRNARNCLGYRLVVKNIERTGDHAAFIAKDLLEFKKPVKKEILSKLQDMNEFCLSVLDDSCLALFKEDYAQAEKTIKKTDEIVKFEKKVRDASKTLKDDEEIYRIRRMTENIRRISEYASDIAEIVLNMNIEKTLKK; from the coding sequence ATGGAAGAAAGAGAAGAAACAAGGAAAATTCAATTTACTGGAAAATCATCATATATAGTTTCATTACCTAAACAATGGATTCTTGATCTTGGTCTAAAACAGGGCGACCAGATCAGAATGATAAGAAAAGGTTCTGCAACCTTAGAACTCTATCCTCCAAAATTTGAATCGCGTATCCAAAAAAAAGAAGATGCCGTAATTGAGATTGATGTAGAAGAAGAAGCATCATCAATTGTTAGAAAATTAATTTCCTTGTATTTTTTAGGATTCAAAACAATAAATGTAAAACCTAAAAACGGAAGGCTTAGTCCTAACCAAAGAAACACGGTAAAAGAAGCAGTAAAAAGAATGCTGATGGGTTCAGAAATAATTTCTGATTCAAGTGCAGGAATTACAGTTCAAGTTTTAGTTAATTTACTTGAATTATCAGTAGATGGGGCTTTCAAAAGAATGATTCATTTAGCAAAATCAATGTCAAGTGATGCAATTTTGGCGGTTAAAGAGAATAATTTGGATCTTGCACAAGAAGTAATCAATACAGATGATGAAGTAGATAGATTTGGATTCTACATAATTCGACAATTAAAGATTGCAATTCAAAATGAGCATATGCTAAAAGAAATGGGGTTTAGAAATGCAAGGAATTGTCTAGGGTATAGATTAGTTGTAAAAAATATTGAAAGAACTGGAGATCATGCTGCATTTATAGCAAAAGATCTTCTTGAATTCAAAAAACCAGTAAAAAAAGAGATTCTATCAAAATTACAAGATATGAATGAATTTTGTCTTTCAGTTTTAGATGATTCATGTTTGGCATTATTCAAAGAAGATTATGCTCAGGCTGAAAAAACAATTAAAAAAACAGATGAAATTGTAAAATTTGAGAAAAAAGTTAGAGATGCCTCAAAAACCCTAAAAGATGATGAGGAAATTTACAGGATTAGGAGAATGACGGAAAATATAAGAAGAATTTCAGAATATGCCAGTGATATAGCAGAAATCGTTTTGAATATGAATATAGAAAAGACCCTTAAAAAATAG
- the hflX gene encoding GTPase HflX: MNSAILITYDKEDAINEAKGLCDAAGYQVVHTITQNFLKKPKYGISGGALEKLEEIAERIRPDVIVFDEILKPSQNYNLASALHREVLDREALILEIFESRASSAESKLQVKLAQLRYEMVRAKEKVRLSNMGEQPGFMGIGKFEVDVYYNDIKHRMQTIRSKLEKAGKQRELHRQGRKRMGFKTISLAGYTSAGKTTLFNKMTGETREQSKELFTTLSTTTRRFSLDRESFLISDTVGFISKLPAYMIDAFKSTLEELGHTDIIIVVIDISDPQFDLKKKFASCMRTLGELGVEREKMIYALNKSDLLKNNEIEEKVNVLNLSENKKWVSVSAFTGKNINELKKLIKDVIASQNLSKLTTNYSGVEETFGN; encoded by the coding sequence ATGAATTCTGCAATATTGATTACATATGATAAGGAAGATGCAATTAATGAGGCTAAAGGATTATGCGATGCCGCAGGATATCAAGTTGTCCATACCATAACTCAAAATTTTCTAAAAAAACCAAAATATGGAATTAGTGGAGGAGCTTTAGAAAAACTCGAAGAAATTGCTGAGAGAATTAGACCAGATGTTATTGTGTTTGATGAAATCCTAAAACCAAGTCAAAACTACAACCTTGCTTCTGCATTGCACAGAGAAGTATTAGATAGAGAAGCACTAATTCTTGAAATTTTTGAAAGCAGAGCATCAAGTGCAGAATCAAAATTGCAAGTAAAGTTAGCGCAGCTAAGATATGAGATGGTTCGTGCTAAAGAAAAAGTTCGCCTTTCTAATATGGGTGAACAACCAGGTTTTATGGGAATTGGAAAATTTGAGGTTGATGTGTACTATAATGATATTAAACACAGAATGCAAACAATTAGATCCAAGCTAGAAAAAGCTGGAAAACAAAGAGAGCTTCATAGACAAGGTAGAAAGCGAATGGGGTTCAAAACAATCTCTCTTGCAGGATATACATCTGCAGGAAAAACTACTTTGTTCAATAAAATGACTGGTGAAACTAGAGAGCAAAGCAAAGAGCTATTTACAACTCTATCTACAACTACAAGAAGATTTTCCTTAGATAGAGAATCATTTCTAATTTCAGATACTGTAGGATTTATCAGTAAATTACCAGCTTACATGATTGATGCATTCAAATCCACTTTAGAAGAATTAGGACATACTGATATCATTATTGTAGTAATTGACATTAGTGATCCACAGTTTGACTTGAAAAAGAAATTTGCAAGTTGTATGAGAACACTAGGAGAACTAGGAGTAGAAAGAGAGAAAATGATTTATGCATTAAATAAATCAGATTTACTAAAAAATAATGAGATAGAAGAAAAAGTAAACGTTCTAAATTTATCTGAAAATAAAAAATGGGTTTCTGTATCTGCATTTACAGGAAAAAATATCAATGAATTAAAAAAATTAATCAAAGATGTTATTGCAAGTCAAAATTTGTCAAAATTAACTACTAATTATTCAGGAGTTGAAGAGACGTTTGGTAATTGA
- a CDS encoding transcription factor, translated as MVDKYEDPFVRIASMIGGDEYLKVARSLLKAEDATDEEIASSTGLRINMVRKVLYDLFGKSLITGIRVKDERKGWFVYRWRTRREEVEHFIENQKKKITERLQQRLDYENASDFYHCGNEDCPRVTFEESLEGMFKCPSCGNVLNLKKNDKSKKAYSKKIDEIKKDMQQIF; from the coding sequence ATGGTAGACAAATACGAGGATCCTTTTGTAAGAATTGCTTCAATGATTGGAGGAGATGAATATCTCAAAGTAGCAAGATCTCTTTTAAAAGCAGAGGATGCAACAGATGAAGAAATTGCTAGTTCAACTGGACTAAGAATTAACATGGTTAGAAAGGTACTCTATGATCTATTTGGTAAATCACTAATTACAGGTATTAGAGTAAAGGATGAAAGAAAAGGATGGTTTGTTTACAGATGGAGAACTAGAAGAGAAGAAGTTGAACATTTTATTGAAAATCAAAAGAAGAAGATTACAGAAAGATTGCAACAGAGATTAGATTATGAAAATGCTTCAGATTTTTACCACTGTGGAAATGAAGATTGTCCAAGAGTAACATTTGAAGAATCTCTTGAAGGCATGTTCAAATGTCCATCATGTGGAAATGTTCTAAATCTAAAAAAGAATGATAAATCAAAAAAGGCATATTCAAAGAAAATTGATGAAATCAAAAAAGACATGCAACAAATTTTCTAA
- a CDS encoding NAD-dependent succinate-semialdehyde dehydrogenase, with product MTQIKTINPATEEEISSFTPMNNDQVFDLVRKAKRAFPEWKKDYEKRRSYIYNLVEYLKKNKTQLAKVATSEMGKALKESIGEVEKCAWALEFYADNGDSFLSDEVLNTDARKSFLTFEPLGVIGSIMPWNFPYWQALRFAAPCLMAGNVIVMKPSRVTMQSGIEIEKAFTESGMPDGIFQTVVGSVESANHLIDSDVNAVTFTGSTNAGKKVGERAALNLKKCVLELGGSDPFIVLDDAIIEKAAEGAVKGRFINCGQSCVASKRFFVGKNIAKDFIESFIKKASQLKIGDPMSMETDMGPLSSKDGLDTISGIVDDAREKGAEILLGGSRKGDKGYFYEPTILTNVKSNMRIAKEETFGPVAPITIVENESEAIKMANDIEFGLGATIWTRDLAKAEKMSRRIESGIVSVNNVVISDPRIPFGGIKHSGFGRELSRYGMLEFVNIKSVRFYDNLTHHHYVE from the coding sequence TTGACTCAAATCAAAACAATTAATCCTGCAACGGAGGAAGAAATTTCATCATTTACACCAATGAATAATGATCAAGTTTTTGATTTAGTAAGAAAAGCTAAAAGAGCATTTCCTGAATGGAAAAAAGATTATGAAAAACGTAGAAGTTACATTTACAATTTAGTTGAATACTTGAAGAAAAATAAAACACAACTTGCAAAAGTTGCTACATCAGAAATGGGAAAAGCACTAAAAGAATCAATTGGAGAGGTAGAAAAATGTGCTTGGGCTTTAGAATTTTATGCAGATAATGGAGATAGTTTTCTTTCTGATGAAGTATTAAACACTGATGCAAGAAAAAGTTTTCTTACATTTGAGCCTCTTGGAGTAATTGGTTCTATCATGCCATGGAATTTTCCTTATTGGCAAGCATTAAGATTTGCAGCTCCATGTTTGATGGCAGGCAATGTAATTGTAATGAAACCTTCTAGAGTTACCATGCAATCAGGAATTGAAATTGAAAAAGCATTTACTGAATCAGGAATGCCAGATGGAATTTTTCAAACGGTTGTAGGAAGTGTTGAATCAGCAAACCACCTAATTGACTCAGATGTTAACGCTGTTACATTTACTGGAAGTACAAATGCAGGAAAAAAAGTGGGGGAAAGAGCTGCATTAAATTTGAAAAAATGTGTTTTAGAATTAGGTGGAAGTGATCCTTTCATTGTATTAGATGATGCAATTATTGAAAAAGCTGCAGAGGGAGCTGTTAAAGGCAGATTTATTAATTGTGGACAAAGTTGTGTAGCCTCAAAAAGATTCTTTGTAGGAAAAAATATAGCTAAGGACTTTATTGAATCATTTATCAAAAAAGCATCTCAGTTAAAAATCGGAGATCCAATGTCTATGGAGACAGATATGGGTCCACTCTCAAGTAAAGATGGCCTTGATACAATTTCAGGAATAGTAGATGATGCAAGAGAAAAAGGTGCAGAAATACTATTGGGAGGTTCCAGAAAAGGCGATAAAGGATACTTCTATGAGCCAACTATTCTTACAAATGTAAAATCAAATATGAGAATTGCCAAAGAAGAAACCTTTGGACCAGTAGCACCAATTACCATAGTTGAAAATGAAAGTGAGGCAATAAAAATGGCAAATGATATTGAATTTGGATTAGGTGCCACTATCTGGACAAGAGATCTTGCAAAAGCTGAAAAAATGTCAAGACGAATTGAATCTGGAATAGTCAGTGTAAACAATGTGGTTATATCAGATCCTAGAATTCCATTTGGTGGAATAAAGCACAGTGGTTTTGGTAGGGAATTATCAAGATATGGGATGTTAGAATTTGTAAATATAAAATCTGTCAGATTTTATGATAATCTAACTCATCATCACTATGTAGAATAA